In a genomic window of Caldisalinibacter kiritimatiensis:
- a CDS encoding thioredoxin family protein yields the protein MDIKVLGMGCAKCSKLEENVKEAVKELGIDATIEKVKDIKEIMSYGVMGTPGLVIDGEVKVAGRLADTEEIKKLIKGE from the coding sequence ATGGATATCAAAGTTTTAGGAATGGGATGTGCAAAGTGCAGCAAATTAGAAGAAAATGTAAAGGAGGCAGTAAAAGAATTAGGTATTGATGCAACAATTGAGAAGGTAAAAGATATTAAAGAGATTATGTCATATGGAGTTATGGGAACACCAGGACTTGTAATAGATGGTGAAGTAAAAGTAGCAGGTAGACTAGCTGATACAGAAGAGATAAAGAAATTAATTAAAGGCGAATAA